A single window of Nomascus leucogenys isolate Asia chromosome 18, Asia_NLE_v1, whole genome shotgun sequence DNA harbors:
- the HNRNPH3 gene encoding heterogeneous nuclear ribonucleoprotein H3 isoform X1: MRVLRTGSAIFAEDTVQKGRERPETFKSNGIEMDWVMKHNGPNDASDGTVRLRGLPFGCSKEEIVQFFQGLEIVPNGITLTMDYQGRSTGEAFVQFASKEIAENALGKHKERIGHRYIEIFRSSRSEIKGFYDPPRRLLGQRPGPYDRPIGGRGGYYGAGRGSMYDRMRRGGDGYDGGYGGFDDYGGYNNYGYGNDGFDDRMRDGRGMGGHGYGGAGDASSGFHGGHFVHMRGLPFRATENDIANFFSPLNPIRVHIDIGADGRATGEADVEFVTHEDAVAAMSKDKNNMQHRYIELFLNSTPGGGSGMGGSGMGGYGRDGMDNQGGYGSVGRMGMGNNYSGGYGTPDGLGGYGRGGGGSGGYYGQGGMSGGGWRGMY, encoded by the exons ATGAGGGTCCTGAGAACTGGATCCGCAATTTTCGCTGAAGACACAGTACAGAAGGGACGAGAAAGGCCTGAGA catttAAATCAAACGGTATTGAGATGGATTGGGTTATGAAACATAATGGTCCAAATGACGCTAGTGATGGGACAGTACGACTTCGTGGACTACCATTTGGTTGCAGCAAAGAGGAAATAGTTCAGTTCTTTCAAG GGTTGGAAATCGTGCCAAATGGGATAACATTGACGATGGACTACCAGGGGAGAAGCACAGGGGAGGCCTTCGTGCAGTTTGCTTCAAAGGAGATAGCAGAAAATGCTCTGGGGAAACACAAGGAAAGAATAGGGCACAG gtaTATTGAGATCTTCAGAAGTAGCAGGAGTGAAATCAAAGGATTTTATGATCCACCAAGAAGATTGCTGGGACAGCGACCGGGACCATATGATAGACCAATAGGAGGAAGAGGGGGTTATTATGGAGCTGGGCGTGGAAGTATGTATGACAGAATGCGACGAGGAGGTGATGGATATGATGGTG GTTACGGAGGTTTTGATGACTATGGTGGCTATAATAATTACGGCTATGGGAATGATGGCTTTGATGACAGAATGAGAGATGGAAgag GTATGGGAGGACATGGCTATGGTGGAGCTGGTGATGCCAGTTCAGGTTTTCATGGTGGTCATTTTGTACATATGAGAGGGTTGCCTTTTCGTGCAACTGAAAATGACATTGCTAAT ttcttctcaCCACTAAATCCAATACGAGTTCATATTGATATTGGAGCTGATGGCAGAGCCACAGGAGAAGCAGATGTAGAGTTTGTGACACATGAAGATGCAGTAGCTGCCATgtctaaagataaaaataacatgc aacaTCGATATATTGAACTCTTCTTGAATTCTACTCCTGGAGGTGGCTCTGGCATGGGAGGTTCTGGAATGGGAGGCTACGGAAGAGATGGAATGG ataatcagGGAGGCTATGGATCAGTTGGAAGAATGGGAATGGGGAACAATTACAGTGGAGGATATGGTACTCCTGATGGTTTGGGTGGTTATG GCCGTGGTGGTGGAGGCAGTGGAGGTTACTATGGGCAAGGCGGCATGAGTGGAGGTGGATGGCGTGGGATGTACTGA
- the HNRNPH3 gene encoding heterogeneous nuclear ribonucleoprotein H3 isoform X2 yields the protein MRVLRTGSAIFAEDTVQKGRERPETFKSNGIEMDWVMKHNGPNDASDGTVRLRGLPFGCSKEEIVQFFQGLEIVPNGITLTMDYQGRSTGEAFVQFASKEIAENALGKHKERIGHRYIEIFRSSRSEIKGFYDPPRRLLGQRPGPYDRPIGGRGGYYGAGRGSYGGFDDYGGYNNYGYGNDGFDDRMRDGRGMGGHGYGGAGDASSGFHGGHFVHMRGLPFRATENDIANFFSPLNPIRVHIDIGADGRATGEADVEFVTHEDAVAAMSKDKNNMQHRYIELFLNSTPGGGSGMGGSGMGGYGRDGMDNQGGYGSVGRMGMGNNYSGGYGTPDGLGGYGRGGGGSGGYYGQGGMSGGGWRGMY from the exons ATGAGGGTCCTGAGAACTGGATCCGCAATTTTCGCTGAAGACACAGTACAGAAGGGACGAGAAAGGCCTGAGA catttAAATCAAACGGTATTGAGATGGATTGGGTTATGAAACATAATGGTCCAAATGACGCTAGTGATGGGACAGTACGACTTCGTGGACTACCATTTGGTTGCAGCAAAGAGGAAATAGTTCAGTTCTTTCAAG GGTTGGAAATCGTGCCAAATGGGATAACATTGACGATGGACTACCAGGGGAGAAGCACAGGGGAGGCCTTCGTGCAGTTTGCTTCAAAGGAGATAGCAGAAAATGCTCTGGGGAAACACAAGGAAAGAATAGGGCACAG gtaTATTGAGATCTTCAGAAGTAGCAGGAGTGAAATCAAAGGATTTTATGATCCACCAAGAAGATTGCTGGGACAGCGACCGGGACCATATGATAGACCAATAGGAGGAAGAGGGGGTTATTATGGAGCTGGGCGTGGAA GTTACGGAGGTTTTGATGACTATGGTGGCTATAATAATTACGGCTATGGGAATGATGGCTTTGATGACAGAATGAGAGATGGAAgag GTATGGGAGGACATGGCTATGGTGGAGCTGGTGATGCCAGTTCAGGTTTTCATGGTGGTCATTTTGTACATATGAGAGGGTTGCCTTTTCGTGCAACTGAAAATGACATTGCTAAT ttcttctcaCCACTAAATCCAATACGAGTTCATATTGATATTGGAGCTGATGGCAGAGCCACAGGAGAAGCAGATGTAGAGTTTGTGACACATGAAGATGCAGTAGCTGCCATgtctaaagataaaaataacatgc aacaTCGATATATTGAACTCTTCTTGAATTCTACTCCTGGAGGTGGCTCTGGCATGGGAGGTTCTGGAATGGGAGGCTACGGAAGAGATGGAATGG ataatcagGGAGGCTATGGATCAGTTGGAAGAATGGGAATGGGGAACAATTACAGTGGAGGATATGGTACTCCTGATGGTTTGGGTGGTTATG GCCGTGGTGGTGGAGGCAGTGGAGGTTACTATGGGCAAGGCGGCATGAGTGGAGGTGGATGGCGTGGGATGTACTGA
- the HNRNPH3 gene encoding heterogeneous nuclear ribonucleoprotein H3 isoform X4, producing MDWVMKHNGPNDASDGTVRLRGLPFGCSKEEIVQFFQGLEIVPNGITLTMDYQGRSTGEAFVQFASKEIAENALGKHKERIGHRYIEIFRSSRSEIKGFYDPPRRLLGQRPGPYDRPIGGRGGYYGAGRGSYGGFDDYGGYNNYGYGNDGFDDRMRDGRGMGGHGYGGAGDASSGFHGGHFVHMRGLPFRATENDIANFFSPLNPIRVHIDIGADGRATGEADVEFVTHEDAVAAMSKDKNNMQHRYIELFLNSTPGGGSGMGGSGMGGYGRDGMDNQGGYGSVGRMGMGNNYSGGYGTPDGLGGYGRGGGGSGGYYGQGGMSGGGWRGMY from the exons ATGGATTGGGTTATGAAACATAATGGTCCAAATGACGCTAGTGATGGGACAGTACGACTTCGTGGACTACCATTTGGTTGCAGCAAAGAGGAAATAGTTCAGTTCTTTCAAG GGTTGGAAATCGTGCCAAATGGGATAACATTGACGATGGACTACCAGGGGAGAAGCACAGGGGAGGCCTTCGTGCAGTTTGCTTCAAAGGAGATAGCAGAAAATGCTCTGGGGAAACACAAGGAAAGAATAGGGCACAG gtaTATTGAGATCTTCAGAAGTAGCAGGAGTGAAATCAAAGGATTTTATGATCCACCAAGAAGATTGCTGGGACAGCGACCGGGACCATATGATAGACCAATAGGAGGAAGAGGGGGTTATTATGGAGCTGGGCGTGGAA GTTACGGAGGTTTTGATGACTATGGTGGCTATAATAATTACGGCTATGGGAATGATGGCTTTGATGACAGAATGAGAGATGGAAgag GTATGGGAGGACATGGCTATGGTGGAGCTGGTGATGCCAGTTCAGGTTTTCATGGTGGTCATTTTGTACATATGAGAGGGTTGCCTTTTCGTGCAACTGAAAATGACATTGCTAAT ttcttctcaCCACTAAATCCAATACGAGTTCATATTGATATTGGAGCTGATGGCAGAGCCACAGGAGAAGCAGATGTAGAGTTTGTGACACATGAAGATGCAGTAGCTGCCATgtctaaagataaaaataacatgc aacaTCGATATATTGAACTCTTCTTGAATTCTACTCCTGGAGGTGGCTCTGGCATGGGAGGTTCTGGAATGGGAGGCTACGGAAGAGATGGAATGG ataatcagGGAGGCTATGGATCAGTTGGAAGAATGGGAATGGGGAACAATTACAGTGGAGGATATGGTACTCCTGATGGTTTGGGTGGTTATG GCCGTGGTGGTGGAGGCAGTGGAGGTTACTATGGGCAAGGCGGCATGAGTGGAGGTGGATGGCGTGGGATGTACTGA
- the HNRNPH3 gene encoding heterogeneous nuclear ribonucleoprotein H3 isoform X3 gives MDWVMKHNGPNDASDGTVRLRGLPFGCSKEEIVQFFQGLEIVPNGITLTMDYQGRSTGEAFVQFASKEIAENALGKHKERIGHRYIEIFRSSRSEIKGFYDPPRRLLGQRPGPYDRPIGGRGGYYGAGRGSMYDRMRRGGDGYDGGYGGFDDYGGYNNYGYGNDGFDDRMRDGRGMGGHGYGGAGDASSGFHGGHFVHMRGLPFRATENDIANFFSPLNPIRVHIDIGADGRATGEADVEFVTHEDAVAAMSKDKNNMQHRYIELFLNSTPGGGSGMGGSGMGGYGRDGMDNQGGYGSVGRMGMGNNYSGGYGTPDGLGGYGRGGGGSGGYYGQGGMSGGGWRGMY, from the exons ATGGATTGGGTTATGAAACATAATGGTCCAAATGACGCTAGTGATGGGACAGTACGACTTCGTGGACTACCATTTGGTTGCAGCAAAGAGGAAATAGTTCAGTTCTTTCAAG GGTTGGAAATCGTGCCAAATGGGATAACATTGACGATGGACTACCAGGGGAGAAGCACAGGGGAGGCCTTCGTGCAGTTTGCTTCAAAGGAGATAGCAGAAAATGCTCTGGGGAAACACAAGGAAAGAATAGGGCACAG gtaTATTGAGATCTTCAGAAGTAGCAGGAGTGAAATCAAAGGATTTTATGATCCACCAAGAAGATTGCTGGGACAGCGACCGGGACCATATGATAGACCAATAGGAGGAAGAGGGGGTTATTATGGAGCTGGGCGTGGAAGTATGTATGACAGAATGCGACGAGGAGGTGATGGATATGATGGTG GTTACGGAGGTTTTGATGACTATGGTGGCTATAATAATTACGGCTATGGGAATGATGGCTTTGATGACAGAATGAGAGATGGAAgag GTATGGGAGGACATGGCTATGGTGGAGCTGGTGATGCCAGTTCAGGTTTTCATGGTGGTCATTTTGTACATATGAGAGGGTTGCCTTTTCGTGCAACTGAAAATGACATTGCTAAT ttcttctcaCCACTAAATCCAATACGAGTTCATATTGATATTGGAGCTGATGGCAGAGCCACAGGAGAAGCAGATGTAGAGTTTGTGACACATGAAGATGCAGTAGCTGCCATgtctaaagataaaaataacatgc aacaTCGATATATTGAACTCTTCTTGAATTCTACTCCTGGAGGTGGCTCTGGCATGGGAGGTTCTGGAATGGGAGGCTACGGAAGAGATGGAATGG ataatcagGGAGGCTATGGATCAGTTGGAAGAATGGGAATGGGGAACAATTACAGTGGAGGATATGGTACTCCTGATGGTTTGGGTGGTTATG GCCGTGGTGGTGGAGGCAGTGGAGGTTACTATGGGCAAGGCGGCATGAGTGGAGGTGGATGGCGTGGGATGTACTGA
- the HNRNPH3 gene encoding heterogeneous nuclear ribonucleoprotein H3 isoform X5, with protein sequence MYDRMRRGGDGYDGGYGGFDDYGGYNNYGYGNDGFDDRMRDGRGMGGHGYGGAGDASSGFHGGHFVHMRGLPFRATENDIANFFSPLNPIRVHIDIGADGRATGEADVEFVTHEDAVAAMSKDKNNMQHRYIELFLNSTPGGGSGMGGSGMGGYGRDGMDNQGGYGSVGRMGMGNNYSGGYGTPDGLGGYGRGGGGSGGYYGQGGMSGGGWRGMY encoded by the exons ATGTATGACAGAATGCGACGAGGAGGTGATGGATATGATGGTG GTTACGGAGGTTTTGATGACTATGGTGGCTATAATAATTACGGCTATGGGAATGATGGCTTTGATGACAGAATGAGAGATGGAAgag GTATGGGAGGACATGGCTATGGTGGAGCTGGTGATGCCAGTTCAGGTTTTCATGGTGGTCATTTTGTACATATGAGAGGGTTGCCTTTTCGTGCAACTGAAAATGACATTGCTAAT ttcttctcaCCACTAAATCCAATACGAGTTCATATTGATATTGGAGCTGATGGCAGAGCCACAGGAGAAGCAGATGTAGAGTTTGTGACACATGAAGATGCAGTAGCTGCCATgtctaaagataaaaataacatgc aacaTCGATATATTGAACTCTTCTTGAATTCTACTCCTGGAGGTGGCTCTGGCATGGGAGGTTCTGGAATGGGAGGCTACGGAAGAGATGGAATGG ataatcagGGAGGCTATGGATCAGTTGGAAGAATGGGAATGGGGAACAATTACAGTGGAGGATATGGTACTCCTGATGGTTTGGGTGGTTATG GCCGTGGTGGTGGAGGCAGTGGAGGTTACTATGGGCAAGGCGGCATGAGTGGAGGTGGATGGCGTGGGATGTACTGA
- the HNRNPH3 gene encoding heterogeneous nuclear ribonucleoprotein H3 isoform X6: MRDGRGMGGHGYGGAGDASSGFHGGHFVHMRGLPFRATENDIANFFSPLNPIRVHIDIGADGRATGEADVEFVTHEDAVAAMSKDKNNMQHRYIELFLNSTPGGGSGMGGSGMGGYGRDGMDNQGGYGSVGRMGMGNNYSGGYGTPDGLGGYGRGGGGSGGYYGQGGMSGGGWRGMY; encoded by the exons ATGAGAGATGGAAgag GTATGGGAGGACATGGCTATGGTGGAGCTGGTGATGCCAGTTCAGGTTTTCATGGTGGTCATTTTGTACATATGAGAGGGTTGCCTTTTCGTGCAACTGAAAATGACATTGCTAAT ttcttctcaCCACTAAATCCAATACGAGTTCATATTGATATTGGAGCTGATGGCAGAGCCACAGGAGAAGCAGATGTAGAGTTTGTGACACATGAAGATGCAGTAGCTGCCATgtctaaagataaaaataacatgc aacaTCGATATATTGAACTCTTCTTGAATTCTACTCCTGGAGGTGGCTCTGGCATGGGAGGTTCTGGAATGGGAGGCTACGGAAGAGATGGAATGG ataatcagGGAGGCTATGGATCAGTTGGAAGAATGGGAATGGGGAACAATTACAGTGGAGGATATGGTACTCCTGATGGTTTGGGTGGTTATG GCCGTGGTGGTGGAGGCAGTGGAGGTTACTATGGGCAAGGCGGCATGAGTGGAGGTGGATGGCGTGGGATGTACTGA